tacgacaaagtacatagaccgctatccagcatgcatctatgcctaaaaagtccaccttcgggttagcatccgcaccccttccagtattaagttgcaaacaacagacaattgcattaagtatggtgcgtaatgtaatcaacacaaatatccttagacaaagcatcgatgttttatccctagtggcaacagcacatccacaaccttagaactttctgtcactgtcccagattcaatggagacatgaacccactatcgagcataaatactccctcttggagtcacaagtatcaacttggccagagcctatactagcaacggagagcatgcaagaacataaataacacatatatgatagattgataatcaacttgacatagtattccatattcatcggatcccaacaaacacaacatgtagcattacaaatagatgatcttgatcatgataggcagctcacaagatctaacatgatagcacaatgaggagaagacaaccatctagctactgctatggacccatagtccaaggatgaactactcacacatcagtccggaggcgatcatggtgatgaagagtcctccgggagatgattcccctctccggcagggtaccagaggcgatctcctgaataccccgtgatgggattggcggcggctgcgtctctggaaggttttccgtatcgtggctctcggtacagaggttttcgcgacggaggctttaagtaggcggaagggtagggttggatgcgtcacgaggggcccacacactagggcggcgcgggcccctccttggccgcgccgccttggtgtgtcgccacctcgttgccccacttcgtatcctcttcggtcttctggaagctccgtggaaaaataagaccctgggcgttgatttcgtccaattccgagaatatttcctttgtaggatttctgaaaccaaaaacagcagaaaacaacaactggctcttcggcatctcgtcaataggttagtgccggaaaatgcatataaatgatataaagtgtgtataaaacatgtgagtatcatcataaaagtagcatggaacataagaaattatagatacgtttgagacgtatcacgaagTTGACATGTAGGTCTGTCACATGTTCGAAGAGCTCAAGAATGCCGCGGATTGTGCGCAGTTCCGTCTCGTTCGGGTGGTATAAGATGACCACATCGCCCGCATAAAGAGACACCGTTGTGGCCAACTCCCGTCGCGCCAGGCGCCTAAGAATACCCAGCTCGATTGCCTTGACCAGCGCCCGTTGAGTGTGTTCATGATCAACACAAAAAACGACGACGACAGGGGATCACCCTATCTCATGTCCCTTATGTGCCAGATGGGGGGACCTGACTCGCCATTGAGCATCACTCTGAAAATTACTATGGACAAAAGAATGGCCACCAGctcacagaaacctaagcccaaaGCCTATCTTGCGTAGGATCTCCACCAGGAACCCAGGAGATTGAGTCAAAGCCCTAGCAATGTCGAGCTTGATCACCCGTTGTTCCTTCATCGTGTGTATGAATCTAGCCGTCTGCTGTACCAACCCGAGATTAGGTTTTTTTTCCCGTCTTGTAGTTTAAATTTGACAAACTTTACAGAAATTCAAATGAAATCCGACGGCCCAACAATGGAGCACCGGCGCACCTGCCCGGACTCCGGTGGAGATGTATACCGGACGGGAGTCCTGGAGCAGGTAGCCCAAGAACTGGAGCGACTGGGTTCAGATTAGTTCATTCATTTCTTGCGGAAGAACACTGCAGTACAACTCCACATTCCAAATCTAGGTCTTCACACTCCCACCACTCTCTCCATTCCACCACCGCCGACATGCACGACACGGGCCTCTCCGCCCGCGTCGCCGGCGCCTCCTCGTCCTCCGCGGCAACCAACGCCGGGGACGGCGACGACGAGTCCAAGACCCGGAAGGCGCACCCCGCCTTCTTcctcgccgccgcccgcctccaCTGCTCCTACCGCGCGGCCGcctcgctcctcctcctcctcgccgtcgcctccgccgcCTTCCTCGCCGGCCGAGCTCGCCCCCGGGCCGACTGCCCGCCGCTGGGCCTCGACGCGCGCTTCCTCGCCCTCCCGGGCGCCGCTGCGGCCTCCGACTTCGGATCCCTCGGCGTCCCCTGGTGCAGATCAAAGTCTGGTAAGGCAGTGGAGTGGACTTCCAAAGATTTGCTTAGCGGGCTGGAAGAATTCGTGCCGATCTATGAGAGGCGCCCTATCAAGAACAACATGTACGGGATGGGATTCGACCACAGTTTCGGGCTCTGGTTCATGGCTCGCTGGCTCAAGCCAGACCTGATGATCGAGAGCGGCGCGCACAAGGGGCACTCCACTTGGGTTCTGCGTCAGGCCATGCCAAACACCAGGATCATATCGCTCTCGCCCAGACACCCTGAGAGATATCTCAAGAAGGGGCCTGCGTATGTCGATGGAAACTGCACTTATCTAGCCGGGAAGAAGTTCATCGACTTTGGAAGTGTGGATTGGGAGAAACTGCTGAGGAAGCACGGCGTTTCTGATCTCAGCAGGGTGCTTGTTTTCTTCGATGATCACCAGAGCGAGCTGAAGAGGGTGAAGCAGGCACACAAGGCCAGATTCAGGCATCTCGTGTTCGAGGACAACTACGACACCGGCACAGGCGACCATTACTCCCTGCGACAGATATGCGATCAGCCGCACATCAGGGGCGGTGGACACAGCTGCTTCTGGGACAGCGACGAGGCGAGGCTAAGGTCGAAGCGAAACAAGTTCTGGGAGAAGGCTGTGGAGACTGACCAGTTATGTGGGAAGGATGATGCGTGGTGGGGCGTCAGAGGCTACGCGCGCGACAACTTCAACAAGAGCAGCGAGGCCATCTCCTACAAGGAGCATTTCCGTAACAGCAGGCTTGTTGAGTCCGTGCTGGATCTGTACTGGGAGCTGCCTCCTGTTGCTGGTCCATCCTTGACCCACCAGACGAGATATGACCCAGCCCGCGCATCTGATCCTATCATCGAAGACGGACGCCATGGCCTGTTCCAGAGGATTGGTCTGGCGAGATTCGACGCGTCCGTGTTCAATGGGTACACTCAGATGGCGTATGTTCAGATAGCAGGCCCAATGCTACTCGGAAGAGAGGATGATTAAGAAGCTTTTGTTTCACGGCCAGGATCAGCTTTCAGTTCTACCCGAAATCAACAACTATGGTTGGTAGTAGGATTTTGTGTAATGTCATCAAGCGCGCTGTCATTGGTACGTACCTTAATTCTGATACTAGTAGAGCTTGTGTGTTGTGAAAAAAAAAATGACATCAGTATATTAGCAGGCACAATGCTCAGAAGAGAGGATGATTGAAGCTTTGTTTCACGGGCTTAGTTTTCAGGTCTAGGCACACTGAACAACCATGGCTGGTAGAATTTTGTATGAGGTTGTCATGCTGTCGTTGGTACGTACCTTAATTCTGATTGTAACTTGTGTCACTCTCACTAAAAAAAAGACAGGACATATGATCTAGCAATTATTTTAATTCTGTTCTGTCAAAGAAGACATTTATTCCCAGCAGTTCAAGGGAAATATCTGCATCTGCATACAACCAATGACAAGAAGTAGGGGATTCGTGCTGGCATGCTATACTGCTATGCCTTTAGTGTAGAGCTTCAGATTTCACCATCCCAGAAATCCTCCACGGTTTTGTAAAGACCTTGGGGGTGAACTACAAATTCAGCTCTTAGCGTCTTAATCTGCATATTGAAGACCAAAACAATCTTAGATAACCAATATCGGAGGGTAATTCTATGGGTCTACATGCAATATGTTTCTCAACAATAATTATACATAATACGAGTTAATTAAAGTTAATTTCTGACAAAGGCATAGCATTGCATAATACTATCAGGGTACACTTTATGGCAATATAACCAACACAACAAAGATAGGTAGGAACATTTGCATGGAGAATCAAAAAACAGAGGTGTTGGGGCATGCCTGTGGGATTTCAGAGAATTTTGACATCAAATCGTCAGGAATAGACCAATCAAATATGTCAAAGTTCTCCTTTATCCTTGTCTCATTGGTGCTTTTTGGAACTACACTCTGGCCCATTTGAAGACCCCAGCGTAGAGCAACCTGTGCAGGAGTTTTCTGTAACTTCTCGGCAACAGAGATGACAATAGGGTTGCTAAGAAAGCTTGGACCCTTGAAAGCAGGTGATCCGGGTCTACCTAGTGGTGAATATGCCTGCAAAAACCGAAGTAAAAAAATATGAACAAACTAAAGTGAACTAACTATCGTAGAAGTGATTTTGTAGAAACTAGACAGTAGCTGCttgaaaaaaaaaacaggggAAACAGTCGGTATATTTGTGATATTCACAACTTACA
This Lolium perenne isolate Kyuss_39 chromosome 1, Kyuss_2.0, whole genome shotgun sequence DNA region includes the following protein-coding sequences:
- the LOC127322097 gene encoding uncharacterized protein; this encodes MHDTGLSARVAGASSSSAATNAGDGDDESKTRKAHPAFFLAAARLHCSYRAAASLLLLLAVASAAFLAGRARPRADCPPLGLDARFLALPGAAAASDFGSLGVPWCRSKSGKAVEWTSKDLLSGLEEFVPIYERRPIKNNMYGMGFDHSFGLWFMARWLKPDLMIESGAHKGHSTWVLRQAMPNTRIISLSPRHPERYLKKGPAYVDGNCTYLAGKKFIDFGSVDWEKLLRKHGVSDLSRVLVFFDDHQSELKRVKQAHKARFRHLVFEDNYDTGTGDHYSLRQICDQPHIRGGGHSCFWDSDEARLRSKRNKFWEKAVETDQLCGKDDAWWGVRGYARDNFNKSSEAISYKEHFRNSRLVESVLDLYWELPPVAGPSLTHQTRYDPARASDPIIEDGRHGLFQRIGLARFDASVFNGYTQMAYVQIAGPMLLGREDD